GTATAATGCACGGGCAGCAAACTCAGCGTGAGCTGCGAGCGGGGGTCAGGGTCGGTGAAGCGCAGGCGCACGCAGTGCGGGCCGCCCACCACGAGGCGCAGCGTGTCGCGGCCCGGCCGGTACACCGCTTTGCCGCTGGTGCCGGGCAAGAGCAAAAGGCTGGGAGGCAAGTTCTTGGGGCAGTTCAGGACCTGCAATTGAAAGTCGCGCCGCGTCTCGCCAATCTTCTCGCCCTTGCGAAATTCCTGGCAGCGCACCCCAAACACAAACAGCCCCGTGGCCGTGGGCCGCACCGTGAGCCGCCCCGTGTGCGCCCCGATGGTGAGCGCCGGCGCGCCCGGAATCTGGCTAGCCACGCTGCGGCCCGCCGCCCAGATTATTTCGGTGTAAGGGGCGCTGGTGGCTTGGGTGGGCTTAGGGTCGGTGGGCGTCGAGTGGCCGTTGAGCGGCGTTACCATATCGTAGACCAGCGAGTCGCCATCGGGGTCCTGGCCGGCAAAATCATAAGTAAAGACCTCGCCCAGGCAAGCGTAATCGGCTAGCGGCGGAAATACGCGCGGCGTCGAGTCGCGAAACGTTTGGCCACGCCGCGTCACGGCCGGAAACTCCAGGTAAAACGTCTGGGCCGCATTGGCCGGCGCGATAATATTGCTGATGGTGATGTTGCGGCAGCAGCGCTCCACGGCCGCGTAGTAGCCCTGCGCGCCGTTGTAAGTGCCCGCCGGCAGCTCAATAGTGTTGCGATACACCAGGGCTTTGGTGCTGAGCGAGCCCACTGTGCACGCCGGGTTAGTGTAGCTTACGAAAGACGTGCTGCTCAGCGGCAGGAGCACATTGGCCAGGCGGCGGTTGGTAGCCTTGTCGAAAATGCCGGCCGTGAGGTCGGTATCAAGGGCCCCGGGGCTGCCATTTACGGCGTCAAAATACAGGTTCAGCGTTAGCTGATAGGTGTCGCCGCTGAGGTATTGCAGGTCCATCTCGCCGCCCACAATGTGGGTGGCCCGCGCCGCCGGGGCGCTCAGCAGGACCAGCCCGAGCAACCATAGTACCCCGCCGACCCGGCGCGGGCTAGCCCGGTGGGCAAGGGCTCTGATGAGGATAAGCGCAGCGTATAGTCTCGTCATAAAAAAAGCCGGCAGTCGGACCCGGATAAGCAAGAAAAGGCAAGCCAAACTGCTACCCGAAGATAAGCCCCGGCCAATAGTCGGCCGCAGCCACTTATCTTCGGGTAGCTACCTGGCTCAACGCGAAAGGCTAGGCGCTAAGTGCTTGGTTATGCGCAAAAATTTACTGCTACTTTTCTGGCTGGTTAGCCTGGCTGGCCGGCCGGCCACCATCCGCGCCCAGCTCCCCACCGCTAGCCCCGATGCCGCCCTGGCCTGCCGCCAAGCGCGCCTACGCTCGGCCTCGGCCACAACTGCCGTGGCCGGCGTATCCGGGCGCCACCGCCTCAAGATGGACCGCTACGATGTGCAATTTTACCGCCTCGACCTCACGCTCGATAATACTTCGCGCACTATCACCGGCTCGGCGCTGCTGCGGGTGCGGGTAGGCGCGCAGCCGCTCGATTCGCTGGCCTTCGAGCTGTACCAGGCGCCGGCGGGCTCGCCGGCCGGCACGGCCACCCTCGTTATCGACTCGGTAGTGGCTGGCGGGCGGCGCTCGCCGGGGGTGTTGCGGCAGGGGCAGGCGGCCACGGCCGCGCTGGCGCAGCCCGCGCCGGCCGGCACCGTGCTCAATACCCGCATCTACTACCACGGCACGGCGCCCAATGGCAACACCAATGCCATCGGCAACGCCTTAAACACGGCTACCAGCTACCGGCGCGACGGGGTCGATTATCCGTACCACGTGACCTGGAGCCTGTCGGAGCCGTTTTCGGCCCACGAGTGGTTTCCGTGCAAGCAAGTGCTCACCGATAAGGCCGACTCGTCGGCGGTGTTCGTCACTACGACCTTGCCTAATAAGGTGGGTTCCAACGGCGTGCTGGCCCGCACGGTGCAGCTGCCCGGCGGCCGCGTGCGCTACGAGTGGCACGAAAATCATCCCATCGACTACTACCTCATTTCGGTGGCCGTGGCGCCCTACGTGGAGTATGTGACTACCGCCAGCCCCGTGGGCGGGCCGCGCGTGCCCATCATCAATTACGTCTACGACCAAGCCTCACTTACGCGCTACCAGGCCGACATCGACCGCACGGCGGGCTTTCTGGAGAATTATTCGCAACTGTTTGGCACGTATTACTTTGCCGATGAAAAATACGGCCACTCGATGGCACCCATCGGCGGCGGGATGGAACACCAGACCATGACCACGCTCCAGGATTTCAGCTTCACGCTGGTGGCCCACGAGCTGTTTCACCAGTGGTTTGGCGACAACGTGACCTGTGCTTCGTGGGAGGATATCTGGCTCAATGAGGCGTTTGCTTCCTACGGCGAGTATTTGTCGCGGCAGGCCTTCGACACGCCTGCCAACGCCCGCGCCTGGATGGACGATGCCCAGACCCGCGCCCAAAGCAATGGCACCGGTACCGTGCGCGTGCCCGACACCACCAACGTCAGCCGTATTTTCAACTACAACCTGACCTATAAAAAAGGCGCTGCCGTGGTGCACCTGCTGCGCTACCTCTGCCACGACGATGCCCGGTTCTTTCGCGTGCTGCGCGCCTACCAGCGCCAGCTGAGCGGGCGCACGGCACATACCCTTGACTTACAGCACTTTTTTGAGGCTGAGCTGGGCCAGCCGCTCGATTATTTTTTTCAGCAGTGGTACCAGGGCGAGGGTTTCCCCGCGTTCAATGTGCGTTGGAACCAGGTGGGCATTGCCTTGTATGTGCAGGTGAGTGAAACGGCCTCGGTGCCCGCCAGCACGCCGTTTTTCCAAACCGAAGTCGATTATCAGCTCACCTTTCAGGATGGCAGCACCCGCACCGTGCGCCTGAGCCAAACGCAGGCTAGCCAAGGCTTTACCGTGCCCGTGAGCGGCACCGTGGCCACCATCACCGTAGACCCCGCTGGCTGGCTGCCCGACCTGCCCGGTACCGTGCAGCGCGACAACGCGCTGGTGCTGGCCACCCGTACCGCTAGTGCGGCGGCAATAGCCCTGTATCCCAATCCGGCCCGCGACTATCTCACTATCAGTGGGCTAGCCACGGCCGCCACGGCCGAAATCTGCGATGCCACCGGCCGCGTGGTGCAACGCCAACCGCTGGCTAGCCCGCAACTCAGCACGCAGGCCCTGGTGCCCGGCCTGTACCTGCTGCGGGTGCTGGGGCCGGCGGGCGAGGCGCTGGGGCAGGGGCGATTCGTAAAGGAATAGGGCTAGCCCTTGTAGTACTCCGCAATGCGCGCCACAATGGCCGCGTCGGCCACCGGCTCGTCGAAAACAGCCTTTAGCAGCGTCTCGAACGACTGGGGCGGCGTGAAGCATGCCTCGTGCAACGGGTTAGTGCTGAGTCGGATAAACAGGGGCCGGTCGTTTACCCGCACCAAATCGAGGGTAATGAGGCCGAAGCGCTGGTCGCAGCGGCCACTCTCGGCGCAATCGGTTGGGTTGGGCTTGAATAGCTGCTTGGTCGTGAGCTCGTGCAGCTGCTGGTGGCGGCGCTGGCGGCAGTCGTGGCAGGCCCGGTGGTAGCCCAGGCCGGCGATACGCTCGCCCAGTAGCCAGAATAGGTTCAGGAAGTTACCCGGCCCAATTGTGGGGTCGTAGAAAAAAAGCGCGCCCTGGCGGCCAGCGTCTTGCAGGATGTCGACCCGGAAACCCCGCCGCCCGCCGGCCCCGCCCTTGCGCAGGTGGTAGGCCTTAAAGTAAGGCCCCAGCCAGTTGCGGTACACGCGGGCCGCTACCCAATCGGCGTGCCGTTGGGCCTGGGCGGGCGTGGGCTCGGCGGCGGGCTGCCAGTCGGCACCCGCGCCGCCGTGGCGCCGCTGAAAAAGCTGTTGAAGAAACTGGAGCACTGCGGAGGAAAACAACCTGAATGGGTGAAAAACACCGGCTCTGGCAAATAGTTTCGGGCCAGCGGGGGCGACTGGGTCCCAAAAAAGCCAAAAAATAGCGGCCCTTCCACCAGGAAAGGCCGCTGCAAAAATTGGGTAAGGGAGTCTATTTAACCCGCGTCCAGGTCTGCGACTTGCCGATGAGCGAGAAGCCGATGTAGCCTTTTACCTCCATTGTGTTAGCCGATTCCATCTTCATGTAGCACGAGTAGGTTTTGCCGCTTTCGGGGTCGTATATTTTGCCGTTATCCCACTTGTTATCATCATCATAGCTAAAGCCTTGCATGAATATCAGGCCCAGGCGCGGGCGGCTGCGCAGCTTGGGGTCGGGGTTTTGGCTGTCCGTTTTGGGCTTGCCGGTGGCCGGGTCGTTGGGCACGGTCAGGGTCACGATTTTACCGCACAGCTTATCGCCGCACTTATAAATCTCGAAGGTGGCTTTTTTCTCAGCGTTGGTCCAGATACCGAGCGGCGACAGCGTTTGGGCGTGGGCTGCGGTGCCGGCCACGCCCAGCCACAGGGCGAGCAGAAAGAGGAGAGACTTATGCATCTTGCGACGGTGAAGAAGTAGTGAAGGGTGGATGAGAAAGGAAATCTACGGGAAAAAGAGTGCTAAACCGGGAAAGGCAATTATACGGCCATTTTTAGAAAGCCCGCGCGGGCGGCGACCCCAGAGGGCTAGCCGGCCAGCGTCGCAAAAAATGAAAAGGAACGAAAAACTAATGCGCTTGACTATCAGGAATATGCTAAAAATGCTGGCTCCGACGCCCTAAAATATCTGGGAAAGCATTGAACCTCGGCGGCGGCAATTAACTTTAACCCTCAGTAGCGAGTGCTACGGCCCCGGCCAAGCCGCCCTAAGTTGCTGGGAAGCGCGGCCGAGGTTATGTGGAACCATAAAGAAAGGAGGTACAAAATGTCTAGTAGTCCCAACCAAATCCTGCCGAGCCTGTCCAATGTAGTACGCTTCACCGCCGTACTCGCCTAAACACACAGCTCGGCGGAGGGCGCTACGGTAGCGTGGCCCCCTTTCGTTGGACAGGTCTTACTGTGAGACGCCGGCGCTGTACCCCAGCGTTGCCGCTCGGTAAGATTTGAAGGATTAGATGCCCGGCCTGGCCCGATGGCGCGCACTAGCGCGCCGGGGCCGGCCGGGCATCGTTTTTTTAGTGCTTGTTGACTTTTGCCGAGCTAGCGGCGCTGGCTTTTTAGGTAAAGCTTTGCGCGTAATAGATACTGATTTTTTAGTTGTAGTGGTTTCAGTAGCAACGTGCCGACGGGCAGCAAGCGTAGCCTTAGCGGTAGTTTGTGGGTGTAGTCGCGGCCGCGTGGGCAAGGGTACTACCCTAGCAGGCAATGACACGGCGGGCGCGAGGGCCGCTTCAGGGGCCATTGGTGGCAACGCAGCGACGGCGCCGGCCGGATGCGCCAAGGCCGATGCAGAAGTAGCGGGCCGGCCAGCCGCAAAGGTCGTGGCGCTAGCCTTCCCGCCGCCATCGAGCACGCGCCGTACCTGCATAAAGCGGCGCTCATAGCCCGAGTTTTCGAGCTGGCTGATTTTCACGCCCGACTCGCGCCGGGCCGACGAGGCGTGCACAAAGCGCAGCGGCGTTTCGCCCAGGGCCGAGATGACGATGCCCGCGTGGCCGGCCGTGGTGCTGCCTTCAGCCGTGCCGGTAAAGACTACAATATCGCCGGGCTGGGCCTGGGCGCGGGGCACCGGCCGGCCGGCCTCGATGAGCAGGGCCGTGGCGTGCGGCGTAGCCACGCCAAAGTGCCCGAACACGTAGGTAATAAAGCCTGAGCAGTCGAAGCCCGTGGCTGGGCTAGTACCAGCCCACACGTAGGGCGTGCCTAGCTGGCGCAGGGCAAGGCGCACAATGCTGTCGCGCCGGGCCGGGCCGGGCCGCGCCGGGCTAGCCGAGCGCCCCGCCACCAGCACGATGGGCGCGGCTGCCTCGCGGCTAACGCCGGGTGCCAGCGTTGACTTGAGCACTAAAAACCGAAGCCCAAGCAAGAGCAGCAGTAAACTGCCAAAAATCAACCAGATAGTACGCATAATAAGAGAATCGGCCCGGCGGCCTTGCCCGCTTAACGGCCGGGCCGGACTGGAAGTTGACCCGAATTACCCCAAAAAGATTCGGGGGCCAGCCCGGCCGGGGGCGTTACTTTGCGGGCATGTTCGCATCTACTTCTGCCTTTTGCCGCCTGGTCACCCTAGCCGGCCTCCTGGCGGCCGTGCCCGCCGCCGCCCAAACGAAAATCAAAACCAAAGTAAAGCCTGGCTCGGCCCCTGCTTCGACTGCCGCGCCAGCCAGGGCTGCCAGCGTCGGCGCTCCCGGTGGCAGCCTGCGCTACACGCTGGCCATGCCGGCCCCGCAAACACACTACTTCGAGGTGCGGATGGATTTGCAGGGCTTCGGCCAGGAATATACCGACCTCAAGATGCCGGTGTGGGCGCCGGGCTCGTACCTAGTGCGCGAGTTTTCGCGGCACGTGGAGCGCTTCAAGGCGCAGGGGGCCAACGGCCAGGCGCTGGTCGTGGAAAAGCTCGATAAGAATACCTGGCGCGTGCACCACGCCGGCCAGGGCACGTTCCGGGTCGATTACGGCGTGTATGCCTACGAAATCAGTGTGCGCACCAGCTACATCGATGCCGACCACGGCTTTGCGCTGGGCAGCAGCATCTTTATGTACCCGGCCCAGGCCAAGAGCCTGGCTAGCCAGGTGACGGTGCAGCCCGCCGCCGGCTGGGCCACGGTGAGCACCGCCCTGCGCCCAGCGCCGGGTATGCAGAAATACGTGTACCAATCGACTAATTACGACGAGCTGGCCGACTCACCCATCGAAATCGGCAACCAGAAGGTGCTAAGCTTCACAGCCAATAACACGCCGCACCAGCTAGCCATGTACGGCCCGTACCAGCTGGCCGACGAGCCCCGCTTCCTGGGCGATATGAAGAAGATAACCGAGGAAGCGCAGCGCGTGGTGGGCCAAAACCCCCTCGACCACTACCTCTTCATTGTGCACCACCTCGACGCGGGGGGCGGCGGCCTAGAGCACCTGTACTCGACTACGCTGGGGGCGCGGCCGGGCACGTACTCAAATGAAACGGCCTACAAAAACTTTCTGCGGCTCGTGGCGCACGAGTATTTCCACCTCTGGAATGTGAAGCGCATCCGGCCGGTGGCGCTCGGGCCTTTTGACTACGACCACGAGAACTACACGCACATGCTGTGGGTGAGCGAGGGCCAGACCGAATACATGGCCAACCAGATTGCCCAGCGCGCGGGCTTCTACACCGCCCAGCAGTACTACGACCAGCTGGCCACCGTGCTCGGGGGCGTGGAAAACCAGCCCGGCAACAAGCTGCAGCCGGTGGCCATGTCGAGCTTCGACGCTTGGATTCGCGCCTACCGGCCCGATGAAAACTCGCGCAACTCCGAAATCAGCTACTACGACAAGGGCGAGATGGTAGGCCTGGTACTCGACCTCATGCTAGTGCAGGCCACCAACGGCCAGAAGCACATCGACGACGTATTTCGCCTGCTCTACGATAAGTATTACAAGGGCCTGAAGCGCGGCTTCACCGACCAGGAATACCAGGATGCGGTGGCCCAGGTGGCCGGCCGGCGCTTCGACGACTTCTTCCAGAACTGCGTGTACGGCACCCGCACCCTCGACTACAGCACGGCCCTCGGCTACGTGGGCCTGACCCTGACCAGCGCCCCCGCCAGCCCCAACGGCAGCCTGGGCGCCACCATCGCCAACCGCAACGGCCACTACGTGGTAACCAGCGTGAAGCGCGACGGCACCGCCTGGAACGGCGGCCTCAACGTGAACGACGAGGTATTGCAGCTCGGTGGTGCCGCGCCCACCGACGAAAGCGTGAAGCAGGCCCTCTTCAGCAGCGCGCCCGGCACGGTACTGAAAATGCAGGTGAAGCACAACGCCTTCACTCACGACCTGAGCCTGACCCTGCAACCCGACCCCGAGCGCGCCTACCAGATTCAGCCCGTGGCTAGCCCCACGCCCGACCAGCAGCGCCTGCTGGCCAAGTGGCTGGGTAAGTAGTTGTAGGCGGTTAGCTCGCCCCCGGCCCCGCTCCAAAAGAGCGGGGAGCCACGGCGGAATCGACGGCTAATCATTAAAGCAAAAAGGCTTGCAGCAACTGCTGCGAGCCTTTTTTAAACTGACTTTTAATTGTTAGGCTCCCCGCTCTTTTGGAGCGGGGCCGGGGGTGAGGTTTGAGGGCTAGCGGTACGCCTTTAGCCCGCTATCCAGATACTTCACAAAATCAGCCACTTCGTAGTCGGCGCCCTGGGGCGGCACCAGCACCTGGCCGTCGCGGCCCAGCAGCACATAGTAGGGCTGCGAATTAGTGTTGAAGCGGCTGGCTTGCAGGTCGCTGTACTTGTTGCCGATGGTGCGGATGGTCTTGCCGCTGAACTTCGACACGGTTTGCTCGGCGGCGGGCAGTTCGGTTTTGTCGTCGACGTAGAGTTGGATGAGCACGTACTTATCGCGGATAAGCGGCAGCACCTGCTTGTCGGGCCACACGTTGGCTTCCATCTTGCGGCAGTTCACGCAGGCGTGGCCCGTGAAGTCGATGAGCACTGGCTTGCCCACCTGCCGGGCGTAGGCCATGCCTTCGTCGTAGTCGAAAAAGGCCGGCAGGCCGAGCGGCGCGTGAAATAAGTCGGCGTACTTATGCGGCGCGGTGCTGGCCGGCGCGGCGCCGCTGCCCACCGCTGGCGCGAGCAGGCTAGGGGTGTAGAGGTCAAAATCCTGAGTATCCTGCGGGGGTAGAAAAGCCGACACGGCCCGCAGCGGCGCGCCCCACAGCCCCGGCACCAGGTAGAGCGTGAAGGCCAGCACGATAATCGACAAAAACAAGCGTGGCAGGGTGATATACGCCAGGTCGCTGTCGTGCGAAAAGCGTAGCTTGCCGAGCAAATACAGCCCCATCATGCCAAAAATAACCACCCATAGCACCAAGTACACCTCGCGGTCAAACCACTGCCAGTGGTAGGCCAAATCGACGTTAGACAAAAACTTGAGCGCCAGCGCCAGCTCCAGAAAGCCCAGCGTCACTTTCACTGAGTTCAGCCAGCCGCCCGACTTGGGCAGCGAGGCCATCCAGCCCGGAAATAGCGAAAACAGCGTAAACGGCATAGCCAGCGCCAGCGCAAAGCCAAACATGCCTACTGCCGGCCCCAGCAGCTGCCCCATGCTGGCCGCCTGCACCAGCAGCGTGCCAATGATGGGACCGGTGCACGAAAAAGACACCAGCGCCAGCGTAGCCGCCATGAAGAAGATGCCCAGCAGGCCACCCTTATCGGCCTTTTCGTCCATCTTATTGGCCCAGGCCGTGGGTAGCATAATCTCGAATGCGCCCAGAAACGACGCGCCAAACACCAGCAGCAGCAGGAAAAAGAAGAAGTTGAAAATGCCGTTGGTAGCCAGGTTATTCAGCGCATCGGCCCCAAAAAGCACCGTAATAAGCAGCCCCAGCGCCACGTAGATGACAATAATGCTGGCCCCGTACACCAGCGCGTTGCGAATGCCCCGCGCCCGCGTACCCGAGCGCTTGGTAAAGAAACTCACCGTCATGGGCAGCAGCGGGAAGATGCACGGCATCAGCACGGCCGCAAAGCCACCTAATAGCCCGGCCAAAAACGTGACCCACAGTGAGGTCTGAGCAGCGGCCGGCTGGCTAGCCTTGGCCGTGGGGGCGGGGCCAGCCTTGGCATCTGAGTTAGTCGCTGGGCTAGCGACTGGCCCGGCGGTGGCCGTGTCGGCCGCTTTAGCAGTGGGCGCGGCCTCCTGCACCGGCGTAAACTGAATGTCGGCCGTCGAAACCGTATCCTGGGCCAGGGCGGGTGGCGTGGCAAAAACTCCGGCTAGCAGCCACAGCCCCAGCAGCCAGGCCGTCGGGGCCTTTAACGAGTGCAGGAGCCTAGTGGCTCCTGCTAAAGCTGGTATACGCATTACAGAAGAGGTTATTTAACGGGAATGCTGAACGCGACCTCGTCGGGCGGCAGGCATTTCTCGTCGTTGCAGGCCATAAATTCGAGGTTGCCTTTCACCGTTACCGGGCCTTTACCGGTCAGCTTCACTTTCTGCTGAAAAATAACCGAGCTGGTGAAGTAGCTCACTTGCATGTTGAATGCCTTCTCAAACTTCGCAATCGGCTTCGGCTCCTGCGGCAGGCCCACCAGAGTGTAAGCTTGCGAAGGGGTAAACTTGATGGTGGTTTTCACCGGGCCGCCATCCTTCACGGTTTGCGAGTACACGTGCCAGCCCGCATCGATGGTGGCTTTGAGGAACACCACGGCCTCGGTCGGACTGGTTTTTTTGGCGGCGTAGCTCCAGTGTACGGGCGTCAGAATCTGGGCTTTGGCCTGCGAGGCGCCGAGCAGGACCATACCTGCCAACAAGATTTTTTTCATGAATACAAAAGGCAATAAGCGGCCCCGTAGTTGCGCTAAAACAAAGGTAGTGCCCGTTTTATTTCAGTAGCAGCCATTGCTGCCATACTACCCGTTGCCGGGCCTGGTTGTTTGAAGCAGCCCGCCCGCAGCAATAAATATGCGGCGGCCGCAGGGCCGCTTGCCACCTCAGTTGCCCGCCGGCTAGCCTGCCCGCCATTAAGCCGGGCCCGCCGCTGCGAGCCGGGCTTCGGCCGCCAGCCTCAAAAATCGCTCGGGTCCTTTGAGTGCTGGGGCTTTTGCAGCGTCAGGGCAGTTTGCAGGCTGTCGAGCAGGTGGTGCACATCGCGAATAGCCTCGGCTTTCAGGTCTTCCCAGGGTTTGCGGCTGCCCAGGCCCGCGTAGCCAAAGAGATTGGCCCGGTCATTTTCCAAGGGTCCGCCCGAGTTGAGGTGGGGGGTGGCACCGGCGTCGTGCGTCAGGTCGGTGAGCACGTACTTGAAGCGGCCGTCCTTCACGTAAATGCTGAGGGTGTGATGCACCACGCCGGCGTAGGAGCTGCGTGGCACATTGTCGTAGGTCTGGTGCAGGGTAACGATGCGGGTGCCGTGCAGCACCAGCTGGCCGGTGGCGGGGTCTTGCTTTACCAGCTCCGCATTGGAAAGCGGATAAGCCTGGGTTACCCAGGCGCGGGCCCGCTCATAAAGCACCGCCTGGCTAGCCCCCGGCACCGGCACTACGCCCTCGTAGGTAATGTGCTGGGTGTGGGCATCAATGGGCACCGGCTCGGTGTCGCGCGGGTCGTAATCGCTAAGCTTGGCAGTCGGCGTTATATAAAGGAAGCCGTCGAGCTTTACCACCATCCAACCCGGCGAAAACGGTCCGACCACAATGGCCTCCGCCTGGCTGGGCAGGTAGCGGCTGGGCCGGTGCAGCGTGTCGGCGCTCGGGTAGAGCGGGGCTTTGGTCAGGCCCACGTGGTAGGTAACGGGCTTGCTGGTTTCGCGGAGCTTTTGGGCCATTGTGGCCGCCGGCAAGGTTAGCAAACACCCAAGCAGAATAGCTTTCATACGCTAAAAGTAGCGGCAACCAGCCGTACAGGCATTTGCTCCGGCCTGAAAACGCACAGTCGCCCGCCGGCCGCCCGGCTAGGGCATCCGGCGGGCGAGCCGCAGTTACATCCCCTCAAGACCTTATTTCACCCGCGTCAGGGCCACCTCCCGTACCGGGGCAATTACCAGCGGCACCTTCTCCATCTTCACCGACGAGGTGTCGAGGCCGAAGTACTGAGCTTCGCCCGAAATGAACTGCTTGATGTAGAAGTAGGCCTGCATTACGAGCTTTTCCTGGGTCGGAAAGTCGTTTTCGACCGAGAGGTACTTTTCCAGCACCACGAAGCGGAAATCGCCCGTCACGTGCTGCTTGCTGAGTGAGGCATAGCGCGAGGTAATATCCACTTCCTTGTTACGCACCAGGTCTTCGACCACCTTGCGGAAAAACAGGTTGATGCGCTGCTGCACCCGAAAGCCCAGCCGGAAATTGATGCGGAACACGTCGTCGGGCGCCAGCTCGGTCACCTTGTATTCCATCGTGTACGGCTCGTCGGTAGTATCGACGTGGATAAACCAGTAGATGTCAGCGCGCTTAGGCCGCTTCTGAAAGATGGAATAGATGATTTTCTGCTCAATCTCGCTGGCCCGCTCGGCCGAGGTCAGGAACACGAGGTGGGTGGCGTACTTCGAGATGGAGTCATCGTTGCTGAGCTGCTTGAGCGGCTCGATGTAGGGCTCCATCTTCACGAAGTCGGTGAGGCGGCGCTTGATGTAGAAGGCCTTGAGCCACACGTACATCACGCTCATCAGGGCCGCGCCAATCATCAGCGACACGTAGCCGCCCTTCGGAAACTTGATGAGGTTGGCCAGCAAAAAAGAGCCTTCAATCACGCCGTACACCACCACGAACAGGGCCACCAGCGGGAAGGCCACGCGCTTCACCCTGCTCAGCCACACGGTAAGCAAAATCGTGGTCATGAGCATGGTAAGCGTAATGGCCAGGCCGTAGGCCGCCTCCATCTCGCTCGACTCGCGGAAGTGCAGCACCACCCCGATGCAGCCAATGAGCAGCAGCCGGTTCATGCTGGGCACGTAGAGCTGGCCCTTCACGTCGGTAGGGTAGTTGAGGCGCACTTTGGGCCACATATTCAGGCGGATAGCTTCGGCTACCAGCGTAAACGAGCCCGTGATGAGCGCCTGCGAGGCAATGATGGCCGCCACCGTGGCTAGCCCAATGCCGAAGAGCAGAAACCACGGCGGCATGAGCGCATAAAACGGATTTTGCTCGCCTATCATCTGGCCTTTGTGGGCGAGCAGCCACGCGCCCTGGCCCAGGTAGTTGAGCAGCAAGGCGGTTTTTACAAAAGCCCAGCTGATGCGGATGTTGCCCTTGCCGCAGTGCCCCAGGTCGGAGTACAGGGCCTCGGCCCCGGTTGTACACAGAAAAACCGACCCGAGCAGCCAGAAGCCACTCGGGTAGTGCACCAGCAATTGATAGGCATAATACGGATTAATAGCCCGCAGAATGGTCGGGTTCTGGGCAATCC
The genomic region above belongs to Hymenobacter sp. BRD128 and contains:
- a CDS encoding DUF4468 domain-containing protein, with the translated sequence MKAILLGCLLTLPAATMAQKLRETSKPVTYHVGLTKAPLYPSADTLHRPSRYLPSQAEAIVVGPFSPGWMVVKLDGFLYITPTAKLSDYDPRDTEPVPIDAHTQHITYEGVVPVPGASQAVLYERARAWVTQAYPLSNAELVKQDPATGQLVLHGTRIVTLHQTYDNVPRSSYAGVVHHTLSIYVKDGRFKYVLTDLTHDAGATPHLNSGGPLENDRANLFGYAGLGSRKPWEDLKAEAIRDVHHLLDSLQTALTLQKPQHSKDPSDF
- a CDS encoding KUP/HAK/KT family potassium transporter; translated protein: MSSKHSHTAISGAGLLIALGIIYGDIGTSPLYVMSSILKSGHTPGLIDEALVLGGISCVIWTLTLQTTIKYVLLTLNADNNGEGGIFSLYALVRRRGAWLSAVAIIGGAALLADGVITPPISVASAVEGLRAIYPTIPTVPIVIGIIAGLFLLQSFGTQIVGKAFGPIMLLWFTMLGVLGAVWIAQNPTILRAINPYYAYQLLVHYPSGFWLLGSVFLCTTGAEALYSDLGHCGKGNIRISWAFVKTALLLNYLGQGAWLLAHKGQMIGEQNPFYALMPPWFLLFGIGLATVAAIIASQALITGSFTLVAEAIRLNMWPKVRLNYPTDVKGQLYVPSMNRLLLIGCIGVVLHFRESSEMEAAYGLAITLTMLMTTILLTVWLSRVKRVAFPLVALFVVVYGVIEGSFLLANLIKFPKGGYVSLMIGAALMSVMYVWLKAFYIKRRLTDFVKMEPYIEPLKQLSNDDSISKYATHLVFLTSAERASEIEQKIIYSIFQKRPKRADIYWFIHVDTTDEPYTMEYKVTELAPDDVFRINFRLGFRVQQRINLFFRKVVEDLVRNKEVDITSRYASLSKQHVTGDFRFVVLEKYLSVENDFPTQEKLVMQAYFYIKQFISGEAQYFGLDTSSVKMEKVPLVIAPVREVALTRVK